The region GGGTTTCGCGCGTGAACTTCATGTGAATGGCGCGGTTTTGTTCCCCATCTGCCGCCACTGCCAAGATCGGGAAGTCGATAAGGCCATCTTGGAAAGACATTTGGAAGCGGAACGTGCCATCGGGATTGAGTTTGATGGGGCGCCCACCAATGGTGACGGTGGCATCTGGCTCCGTAGCCCCATAGACAATGAGTTCAGCATCCGCCACCAACCAGAATTTGCGCGGACGAATGGGAGCCGCCGAAGCTGAGAAGCCAACCCCCGACATCGTCAGACCCGAAACCGTCGGCACCGCCCATAGCCCAACCCCAGAGGGGAAGACATAGGAACTGATGGCCATTGCTGGCAACTGGGAGATGGAGCCGGGGACTTGGTGCATGGAACCAAAGAGGGAACCTGCCACCCGCTGTGCTTCTGCCCCTTCGGCCATGGCAAAGATGCCTTCATAGATGGGATTGGGTTCGGCAGTGCCTGCCAGGGGTGCCCCCAGATCAAAGAGGGTTTTGCCCCGCAGATCCATATCCCAATCCACGGTGATGAATTGATCCCAAACCCAATCTGAGGGGTAGGCGGGGGGAATATGAATGGGAGCAGAACGAGCTAGAACTAACCAGCGGCCATCGGCACAGCGATAACCAATTTCCACGACATAGTCGCGATCGCTCACGGGGATGGGCAGATACCACTCCCGCGCCAACTCGTCGCAGGGGTATTCCTGAACACTGTGGGGAATTTGGCTATCGAGGTTGATATTCGTGGCATCGTACAGGCGTAGAGCCAGTTGCTGCCCCCCTTGCCGCCGCAATTCTTCGCGGTGCTCGTTCGGTACATCCCAATAGGCGTAGGCCCACTGGGGATCACGGGGCATTAGGACAATGCGGCTTTCACCATAGCCACCCGGCAAATCCCCAAGGCCCTCATCTACGGAGGCCAAGAGAATATCCTCTTGGGCGGGACCGAGGTCAAACTTGGCTGCTTCCACTTTTTCTTGCGACTCCAGACTAGGGGGGACAGGTTGGATAGAAAGGGTGGTGGTGGATCCGTTGGCCTGCGCCTGCTTTTCACGGATGGCAGCGAGGAGCTGATCTTTGCGCATACGGCTATAGCGGGGCACTTGCAGTTCACTGGCAACACGCCGCAACTGCCGCAATGTCATTTCTTCTAAAGGGGGGCGATCTTTTGGCATGGGTGCCTCCTTCCTAGGTTGATAGACGGAGCTATCTTTTGCCCTTGATCTTTGGCAAAAAAGTTGTGGGGCGTCAAGGGAATCGCAGAATACCCCTAGGGATTTATACGCAGTTTATCCCTTTGGCGGGATCAAATGTTAGAGTTTCATAACAATTCCACCGCATGGGGATCAAGGGAGGAGCTAGCATTCCCTCCCTAGGCGGCATTCTCTAGGGGGCAAGGGAGTATAGTTAAAGATGTATGCCTGCAATCTCCCTAGGAGTTGCATCACCTAACCAAGGTTATTCCACGTGCTATGACGATCGCCCCGAGCCGCTCCCTCGCTGACCTTTGCCGAGCTGATTTTCCGATTTTGGCGCGACAGGTACACGATCGCCCCTTGATTTACTTTGACAATGCGGCCACCTCCCAGAAACCCTTGGCAGTTCTCAATACCCTTGAGGACTACTATCGGCGCTACAACGCTAATGTCCATCGCGGAGTACACACCCTCAGTGCTGAGGCCACGACTGCCTACGAAGGGGCACGGGAAAAGGTAGCGCGTTTTATCAATGCTGCCCATGCCGAGGAAATTATCTATACTCGCAATGCCAGTGAGGCGATTAACCTCGTGGCCTACAGTTGGGGCATGAATACGCTGCGGGACGGAGATGAAATAATCCTGACGGTGATGGAGCACCACAGTAATTTGATTCCGTGGCAGTTTGTTGCCCAGAAAACCGGTGCTCGCCTCAAGTTTGTCGAACTGACGCCAGAGCAAACCTTTGACCTCAACCACTACGAAAGCCTTTTGAGCGATCGCACGCGGTTAGTGGCTGTGGCCCATGTGTCCAACACGCTGGGGTGCCTCAACCCGATTCCCGAGATTGTCCGTCTTGCCCATGCCAAGGGGGCGCGGGTATTGGTGGATGCCTGCCAAAGTGTGCCTCACCTCCCCATTGATGTACAGCAGTTGGGTTGCGATTGGCTGGTGGCTTCGGGCCATAAAATGTGTGCTCCCACGGGCATCGGCTTCCTCTGGGGACGGGCGGAACTCCTGCGGCAAATGTCCCCCTTCTTGGGCGGTGGTGAAATGATTGCCGATGTCTTTCTTGACCATGCCACCTACGCTGATATTCCCCATAAGTTTGAAGCTGGAACACCGGCGATTGCAGAGGCGATCGCCCTTGGGGCCGCGGTAGATTACCTGAGTCAGTGGGGGATGGAACACATCCATGCCTACGAGCAGGAACTCACGGCCTACCTCTTTAAACGCCTCCAGGAGCTTCCCGCTGTCACGGTCTATGGCCCTAAATCAGGCGATCGCGCTGCCTTGGCCAGCTTTACCGTTGGTGAGGTGCACCCCCACGATCTCTCGACCATCCTAGATCAGTCGGGAATTGCGATTCGAGCAGGACACCACTGCACCCAGCCTTTGCACCGCTATTTAGGGGTTCAATCCACGGCACGGGCCAGCCTTTACTTCTACAACACCCGCGCTGAAATTGATCAGTTTATTGCTGCCCTGGGGGAAGCGATTGCCTTCTTTAGCGATGTCTTTACCTAGAGCTGGAGGCTCAGCAGTTCACTGGCGTGGGCCTGAAAACCGGCGCTGGTGAGGGCATGGCGGGCGCGATCGGCATCCTCAACGCGAAACTGTGGCCCTAGACGTACGTACTGGGCATGGTAGCCATCGGTTACTTTGACCACCACCGGCACCTTGGGCATTTCTCCCGCCTGTTGCTTGAGCACTTCCGAAAGGCGACTTTGGGCCTGGATATCCCCCGCCTGCTCTACGGGCAGATCCACAAGCACCAGTTTCACCTCCTCAAGGGGTTCGGCATCTTCAATCAGCAGTTGGGGGCGATCGTCGCGCATCTCTAGGGTGCCCCACAGCAGTAGGCGGTGATCAAGCTGCAATTGCCCATGAATTCGCTCGTAGGCCTTGGGAAAAACCACCGCTTCCGCCTGACCTGTGAGGTCTTCCAACTGGACAATGGCCATTCGCTCGCCGCGCTTGGTGGTAATGGACTTGAGTCCCGTCAGCAGGGCAATCACACTCACCACCCCTTGACCCGTGTGCTGTTCAAGATTGGCCAAGCTAATGGGGGCAATCATGGCTGCTGGCCGGTGAATGTCCTTGAGGGGATGGTTCGATACATAAAATCCCAGCAGGTCTTTTTCTTGGCGGAGCTTTTCGGTATCGGGTAAATCATCAACTGGGGGTGCACTGGGGGCTGGGTCATAGCTGCCCTTGGATTCATTGCTGGAGTCCCCGGCCAGCATATCAAAGAGATTCACTTGCCCCACCGCCCGATCTTTGGCGCGCGCCAGGGCCCACTCCAGCACGAGGGGGAGATCCTGCATCAGTTGGTTGCGGTTGCGCTGCGGATGGAGACTATCCATGGCGCCACAGGCAATCAGGGATTCAAGGGCACGACGGTTGAGAATGCGGCTATCGCCCCCTGCACGGGGAACCCGTTCGCAAAAATCCGCCAAACTTTGAAAGGCACCCCCTTCTGCCCGTGCCTGCAAAATGGCCTCAATCACCCCCTGCCCAACATTGCGCACTGCGGACAAGCCAAAAAGAATTTTGTTGCCCACTGGGGTAAAGTCAATATCTGAGCGATTCACATCGGGGGGCAATACCTCAATCCCCATGCTCAAGCAGGTGGCAATATAGCGCTGTACCTTGTCTTGGTCGCCACTATTGGCCGTGAGTAAGGCTGCCATATACTCGACGGGAAAGTTGGCCTTGAGAAATGCCGTTTGGTAGGTAACGTAGCCGTAGGCCGTGGAGTGGGACTTGTTGAAACAATTGGCAGCGATCGCCCCATTGGCCAGAACAAAATTGTGATCCGCCGCTAAACCAATGTCATAAACCGCCTGCCAACCCATCAACCGCCGGCCAACAATCTTCACGCTTCACCTTTGAAATGCTGCGCTCTCTATTCTAATCGTCGCACTGTGTCGCGGTCTGGAATTCGCAGATCCCGCAGGGGCATTGCTCTTAAACACTGGTAATGGGCAGTGAACCAGTCGGGGGTTTGCACACCAATACTGGCTAGGGCGGCCACGGTGGGAAAAGGCCACAGCCGATCAAAGACGACTTCCCCTGACCAGCCAAATTGCAAAAAATAGCAGCCCACGGGTGCCTGCAAGTGGTCTAGGAGTCGTCGCCCGAGGCCATAGAGGGTTTGGCGCTGGCGATCGCTCGCATGGATGGGTAACTGCCATGTCCCTTCAATGCAGCCAATAATTTCGCCAAAGAGCGTCCCCTTTGCCGTTTGGGCCAGTGGCAACTGGTAGAGCCCCCCGCTGCCGGTGCCTATTCCCCACTGGGAAACCAAGGCACTCAAAGCTTGACACTGCTGCCAAAGGTGGGAGGATGCCCAATGGGTAAGGCTATAGTCCAGTACCGCTGCTTCAGGAGCGATCGCGATCGGGGCATCGAGGGGACAAACCACAATCTCGGCACTGCTGTGACATTGTTGCAGCACGGGTACCACTTTTTTGACTACTTGATCCGCAGACAGTTCGGCCTCCCTTGGCTGTGCCGCACACCAGATCCGTATTTTCAATCCTCCAATCCTCCTGCTGTCAGGTCAGCTCACCAGCGCTCCATGAGCATCGCCTGCGGTGCTAAGAAAATCACATCCGCCAAAGTTTCATTGTAGGTGTGGGCGCTCAGTTGCGGTCCTCTGCCCTTTGCAGTGCTAAGGGGCCTGCCGCTGGGGTGAGTAGGCAGTTCCTGCAAAGCTGCCCGTGCTCGCTCATCCTTCCCTAAACCAATCTACTCAATTCTGGCTGCATCACTGCTGATCAAAAGTTGGCGGACACTTCTGACCAATCCACGCCATCTGCTGCCTCGATCAAGTTAGACATCATCTAGGTGCTGCCGCAACTCACCTAAAAGCCCCACGGTCAGCCGAGCCGAATAGATAGACCTTAACGGGAAACGCTGCTAAACGTCTTCTAGGATGTTTTTGAGTTCCCGCGGATGTCACCTTTGATTCCTGCTCACCTCGGTATCTAAGTATTAAAGCTGGGAATCAGGCCAATCCGCGCAGGTTGTAATGAGGCTAAGCCCTGCTGCTGTTGCTGGCGGACTTGGGCAGCCAAGAGGGTTTGCAGATTGCGCAATTCGGCACGCAGTTGACTGTTTTCTTTTTCCAGGCTTTCAATCTTCAGTTTCACTTGACTGAGTCGCTCGCTAAATTTTTGCCGATAGACTTCGGGCATTTCTTGGATGACGCGCTCTAGCATCTCATTGCGATCGCTCAATGCCATCACTTGCGCCTTCAGGTTGTTCATTTCCGCCTCGCGGTTTTGTGCCTGCTGTTGATAGGCAAGAATCTGCTCTTGATAGGCTGCGATTTGCGCCTCCACCTGTTGCACCTGTGCCTGCAACAACCTCAGGGCTTCGGCATTGGCGGCTTCGGCTTTGCGGGCTTGGTAAAAGCGCGCAAATAACTCAGGATGCTGCACCATGAGTTGATAGAGTTCCTCTGAGAGTTGTTGTACGAGTTGATCCCGTACCAGCAGTTCATCGGCTAAGTTGAGGGGAGTATCATTCACGGCGGCGGCTCTCCAAGGGACTGTGCTGTGGCAAATTTTACGCTGCTTCTGATCCGCTCATGCAAGATTTGGAATTTTCCACTTACCATCAACCGGTGCTAGCACCTGCGGTGCTTGAGGCACTCCAGCCCAAGGCCGGAGGGCTATACTTGGATGCAACGGTAGGGGGTGGTGGCCACACGGCGCTGCTCCTACGGCGTGAACCCACTTGTCGGGTACTGGCGATCGATCAAGACCCGATGGCTTTGGCAGCGGCTCAGGAGTTCCTTGCCCCTTTTGGCGATCGCGTCCAGTTTTGGCATGGCAACTTTGCGGATCTGCCGGTGGCTGAGCCGATGTTTGATGGCATTCTCGCCGATTTAGGTGTGAGTTCTGCCCAGTTGGATCGCCCAGAGCGAGGGTTTAGTTTTCGCTTTGATGCACCCCTCGATATGCGCATGAATCCCGCTAACCCTTTGACAGCGGCAACGGTCATCAATCACTACAGCGAGCAAGAACTGGCGGATATTTTCTATGAATATGGGGAAGAACGCTTTGCCCGCCGCATTGCCCGCCAAATTGTGGCCCGTCGCCCCCTCAACCGCACCCAAGAACTGGCGCAGTTGGTTGCCCATTGCCTCAAGGCGTCCCCCCGACAACGGATTCATCCAGCCACACGGGTTTTTCAGGCCCTGCGTATCTATGTCAACCAAGAGCTAGCAGTGCTTGACCAATTTTTGGCGCGATCGCCCCACTGGTTAAAGCCCACAGGGCGCATTGCCGTCATTAGTTTCCATAGCTTGGAAGATCGCCGGGTAAAGCAGGCGTGGCGTGCCAATCCCCTCTTGGAAGTTGTGACTCGTAAACCCATTGTGGCGGATGCAGTGGAAGTGAGCCTGAACCCGCGATCGCGATCGGCGAAGCTACGAATTGCGGTGCGTACTTCTGCATGAATGGCCGAAATAATAGTTTATTCATGGGTATCTTTACAGTGCCTCATAATCCTTTAGGGTAATCAATTGCCGAGGAGTGCTGGAGTTTATGGTTGCTGCCCCTAAATTCAAATCCCGATTTATTTCCCAATCCTCGCCAAGGCTGACGGAAATTCGGCCACTGCCCAAGCCGCAAGTACCCCTTTGGCAAAAAACTTTGCTCGGGATGCAATGGGTTTCTGGGGTAGCGGCCGCCGCTGCCCTCGTAGCGGTGTTGCCTCTCTACGGTTGGTCAGCCCTCTCTCAGCAGCAGTGGAGTCGAGCATACGACCGCTTGGAAACCCTAAAACGCCAGGAGCGGGAGCTACTGGTGAGCAATGAAACCCTCCGTTATCGGGTGACACAGCAAGTGCAACGGGCGCCCCAAGGCCTCGTGCCCCAAACGCCACAGAACGTTCTTTTTGTGCCCAATGAAGGCAAGATTGCTACCAAAACTCATTTTGAAGGGCTCCCCGTGACGCCACCGCCTCAGCGCACTGTCAATTACTGACCGGTACCATGACAACTGCCCGCTTCCCAAATCAATCCCTACCTCCCCTGCGCATCGGTCTGATCTTTGGCTTTTTACTCATGGTGATGGGGGGGGTGGTTGCCCGTCTCATTTATTTGCAAGTGGTTCAGGGGGAAACCCTAGCGGCACGGGCACAGCAACAACAACGGCGCTATACCCCGCCAGCCTTGGCACGCTACCCAATTACCGATCGCCGAGAGACGGTTGTCGCCCTAGATCGACCGGTGTTTACCCTCTTTGCCCATCCGATTCAGTTCAAAGTGGCGCGGCCAGCGATCGCCCGCGATCTAGCGCCTTTACTCCGGCAATCCCCAGAGCAACTGGTGGCCAAATTTAGCACCTATCCCACAGGCGTCCCCCTTGCCTACGACATTGATGAAGACACCGCCGCCAAAATTCGCGCCCTCAACTACGATGGCCTAGAACTCAACCAAGCCTGGCAGCGCATTTATCCGCAGCAGGAACTCATGGCGGGCATTGTTGGCTATGTGGATCGCGACCACCAGGGTCAGGCAGGGATTGAGTTTAGCCAGAATCAATTTTTACAGGTTCCCCATAGCCGCCAACTCCTCTCGATAAATGCCCTAGGGGAGTGGCTGCCAGCCCTTGCCCCTGCGGATCCGCGGGCCTTGAGTCACGGCTACCATGTGCGCCTCACGATTGATAGTCGTCTGCAACAAACGGCACGCCAAGCCCTGCAACGGCAGTTACGCAAATTCAATGCTAAACGGGGCACGGTCATTGTCCTAGACGTGAAAACCGGGGCGCTGCGAGCCCTGGTCTCAGAACCCTCCTACGATCCCAATCATTACTACCGCGCTGATCCAGCCCTTTTTCGCAACTGGGCGGTGTCGGACCTCTATGAACCAGGATCAACCTTTAAGCCAATCAATACGGCCATTGCCCTCGAACTCAATGCCATTACTCCTGATACGGTGCTGCCCGATGAGGGGCGGATTTTTGTGGGCGGTTGGCCCATTCAAAATAGTGACTATAGTCAACGCGGCGGCCGCGGTGCCCTTCGAATTGCCGAAGTTCTCGCCTACTCTAGCAATGTGGCCATGGTGCACATGATGAGCCGCATTCCAGCCCGCCACTACTATCGCTATCTCCATCGCTTGGGACTCACAGAGACAGTGGGCAGTGATCTCCCCTTTGAAACCGCCGCCCAGTTAAAACCCCCGGAGCAATTTATTAACTATCCGATTGAACCGGCAACGGCGGCCTTTGGCCAAGGCTTTTCCCTGACGCCGCTCCATTTGGCTCAACTATTGGCGGCGATCGCTAACGGTGGGAAGATGGTCACTCCCCATGTCATTGACGGCCTCTACGATGAAAATGGCCAACTGCAAAAACGCCTTGAGCACCCCCCCCCTCGACGGGTCTTTTCCCAGCGCACCAGTCAAGCGGTGATCAAAATGCTAGGAGAAGTTGTGCGCTTTGGCACAGGGAAACCCGCCCATATTCCCGGCTATCGTTTGGGGGGCAAAACCGGCACGGCGCAAAAGGCGATTGGCGGTACCTATAGCAATCTGCGTATTACCAGCTTTTTTGCTGTCTTTCCCCTAGAACAGCCCCAATATGTGATTTTGGCGGTGGTGGATGAACCCAAGGGAGATGATGCCTATGGCTCAACGGTGGCCATTCCAATTGTGCGAGCGGTTACGGAGTCCCTGATTACGATTGAGGGCATTCCTCCCTCCCATCCACAGGAATTGCGGCGCCCCGCTGCACCAGCTTCAGTGTCACAATAGGGAAGAACAGCGCAAAGGGACGGTATGCTTCAACGGTTTTTTGCCACAGCGTTGGCTATTTTCGTGGTGTTGCTGGGAGGCTGTTCGGCCACCAGTGGGTTACAGGCCTATGTCGATAGCTATGATGGCTATGAATTTCTCTACCCGCGTGGCTGGGTGCAGGTACAAGTTGAAGACCCAGTGGATGTGGTCTTTCACGATATTATTGAGACGACAGAAAATGTCAGTGTGGTGGTGAATACAGTTGCCAGCACCAAGTCTCTTGAGGAATTGGGGTCGCCCGAGGAGGTGGGCGATCGCCTGCTGCGTAATATCATTGCTCCCAGTGAAAGTGGCCGCAGTTCTGCCTTAATTGCCGCCACCTCCCAAAAGGCTGATGATAAGACCTACTACATTCTGGAGTATGCGGTCACTCTACCGGGGGATGGCAACACTGCGCAGCAGCGGCACAATTTGTCGAGTATTGCCGTGAGTCGCGGTAAGGTCTATACGCTCAGTGTGTCAGCGCCTGAAGAGCGCTGGCCAAAAGTGGAAGACCAATTTAAGACCATTGTGTCCTCGTTTACTGTATATTAAAGAAAGAATTGGGGAGTTAGCTCAGTTGGTAGAGCGTCGCGATCGCACCGCGAAGGTCAGGGATTCGAGTTCCCTACTCTCCATGGTACTGCCCTATCCTTGATCAACCTGCTGCCGTAGTCTGCTAAAGACGGGGGGCGATCGCCCCCCAATTTCCTAGATACGCTTTGCTTCAATCCTCAATCGCCCTTCACTGCGACTGCCACTGAGCCGCTGAAGGTACTGCCGAATTGCCTCTAGGAGCCATTTACCCGGTGTCAGTGATAACCCTGGGCAACACCGTGCACACCATCACACCGTGCACAACGGTCCGGGGTGAGGACAAGATATCTGCGCTTTGATCTTAACGAAGTCCTTGAGCTGGGAACATAACGGGAATATTGGGATTGACCCATACTTGACAATTGAGTTCGCTACTGGGTGGGAAAAAAGGAATCGGGTTGCCTGCGGCATCGGTGACTTCCGGCAGGTATTCAACGGTTAGGGCATCGAATTGACAGGTGTAGGCACCATAAAGGACTCGTCGGCGATCCCGTAGGAGCAACTGATAGCCGAAGCTCCGACTGGCATTTCCCAGTTGATAGATCAGTGCAAAACGCCGTAGATAGGACAACCGTCCCCAAGCGGAGGGGGAGACAAAGGCTTCAACTCTGCCCCCTGGTGCTCCGATGGCTGGAAAGGCTTGCCAGCGTTGAATGACCTCGTCACCAAACTGCTGCACGGCCCACCATAGGCTGGGTACCGTTAAGCCCACTGCTGAGGGCTGCTCGCTAACCACAACTTGCTGTTGATTGACCGGCAGCGCGATCGCCGCCGCCACCGCCGGTGGTAAGTCTTCTGTCAAGGTATTAGCCGCTGTTCTGAGGGGATGTAATCCCAATAGAGCGATCGCTGCCACGGCACTCAACCATCGGCCCCGGGCCTTAGGAGGGGATAGGGTTCTCATTTGCCTTGAGCTAAGAAGGAACTTACCCCTATGTTACGAATGCAGCCATGCCTTCAAGAGATCGAGGAGGCTATTGCCGCCCCAAGCAAGGGCAATCAAAATTGATGTCGTGACTGCTAGGCCAATCAAGGAGATAACCACCCCTGCCAGACTAATCAAACCATCGTCATCCAAAAGACCAAAGCCGATCGTAAAAATGCCCATCGCTGGAATGGTGTTGGTGCCGGGAATGGGCAAAATCATCGAGATCGCCATCAGTGATACAGCCACTCCCAAGCCCAAACGTCCGCTTCGGGTAGTGCAAATGGAGCGCAGGCGCGGACGGGAGATCAATTCAATCCGTCGCAGCCAAGGTAAAGCTGTGCGCACAATCTTCTGAATCTGGGATCGCGGCATCGTGCGCTTGAGCAGTTGCGGCGGCAACCAAGGGGTTGAGGCACCCACAAGCAATTGCCAGCCCAACAGTAACAGCACAATGCCAAAGGGAGTGGCGTAACCAGGGGCTGGAATGGGCAGCGCCGATGGCAATGAAAGAACAGCCAGCAAAAAGCCAAAGGTTCGCTCTCCCGCCAACTGA is a window of Thermosynechococcus vestitus BP-1 DNA encoding:
- a CDS encoding DUF4912 domain-containing protein; amino-acid sequence: MPKDRPPLEEMTLRQLRRVASELQVPRYSRMRKDQLLAAIREKQAQANGSTTTLSIQPVPPSLESQEKVEAAKFDLGPAQEDILLASVDEGLGDLPGGYGESRIVLMPRDPQWAYAYWDVPNEHREELRRQGGQQLALRLYDATNINLDSQIPHSVQEYPCDELAREWYLPIPVSDRDYVVEIGYRCADGRWLVLARSAPIHIPPAYPSDWVWDQFITVDWDMDLRGKTLFDLGAPLAGTAEPNPIYEGIFAMAEGAEAQRVAGSLFGSMHQVPGSISQLPAMAISSYVFPSGVGLWAVPTVSGLTMSGVGFSASAAPIRPRKFWLVADAELIVYGATEPDATVTIGGRPIKLNPDGTFRFQMSFQDGLIDFPILAVAADGEQNRAIHMKFTRETPERRTNTKEEAVLEWLA
- a CDS encoding SufS family cysteine desulfurase — encoded protein: MTIAPSRSLADLCRADFPILARQVHDRPLIYFDNAATSQKPLAVLNTLEDYYRRYNANVHRGVHTLSAEATTAYEGAREKVARFINAAHAEEIIYTRNASEAINLVAYSWGMNTLRDGDEIILTVMEHHSNLIPWQFVAQKTGARLKFVELTPEQTFDLNHYESLLSDRTRLVAVAHVSNTLGCLNPIPEIVRLAHAKGARVLVDACQSVPHLPIDVQQLGCDWLVASGHKMCAPTGIGFLWGRAELLRQMSPFLGGGEMIADVFLDHATYADIPHKFEAGTPAIAEAIALGAAVDYLSQWGMEHIHAYEQELTAYLFKRLQELPAVTVYGPKSGDRAALASFTVGEVHPHDLSTILDQSGIAIRAGHHCTQPLHRYLGVQSTARASLYFYNTRAEIDQFIAALGEAIAFFSDVFT
- a CDS encoding trans-splicing intein-formed DNA polymerase III subunit alpha C-terminal partner DnaE-C, with translation MKIVGRRLMGWQAVYDIGLAADHNFVLANGAIAANCFNKSHSTAYGYVTYQTAFLKANFPVEYMAALLTANSGDQDKVQRYIATCLSMGIEVLPPDVNRSDIDFTPVGNKILFGLSAVRNVGQGVIEAILQARAEGGAFQSLADFCERVPRAGGDSRILNRRALESLIACGAMDSLHPQRNRNQLMQDLPLVLEWALARAKDRAVGQVNLFDMLAGDSSNESKGSYDPAPSAPPVDDLPDTEKLRQEKDLLGFYVSNHPLKDIHRPAAMIAPISLANLEQHTGQGVVSVIALLTGLKSITTKRGERMAIVQLEDLTGQAEAVVFPKAYERIHGQLQLDHRLLLWGTLEMRDDRPQLLIEDAEPLEEVKLVLVDLPVEQAGDIQAQSRLSEVLKQQAGEMPKVPVVVKVTDGYHAQYVRLGPQFRVEDADRARHALTSAGFQAHASELLSLQL
- a CDS encoding Npun_F5560 family protein, which gives rise to MNDTPLNLADELLVRDQLVQQLSEELYQLMVQHPELFARFYQARKAEAANAEALRLLQAQVQQVEAQIAAYQEQILAYQQQAQNREAEMNNLKAQVMALSDRNEMLERVIQEMPEVYRQKFSERLSQVKLKIESLEKENSQLRAELRNLQTLLAAQVRQQQQQGLASLQPARIGLIPSFNT
- the rsmH gene encoding 16S rRNA (cytosine(1402)-N(4))-methyltransferase RsmH, which encodes MQDLEFSTYHQPVLAPAVLEALQPKAGGLYLDATVGGGGHTALLLRREPTCRVLAIDQDPMALAAAQEFLAPFGDRVQFWHGNFADLPVAEPMFDGILADLGVSSAQLDRPERGFSFRFDAPLDMRMNPANPLTAATVINHYSEQELADIFYEYGEERFARRIARQIVARRPLNRTQELAQLVAHCLKASPRQRIHPATRVFQALRIYVNQELAVLDQFLARSPHWLKPTGRIAVISFHSLEDRRVKQAWRANPLLEVVTRKPIVADAVEVSLNPRSRSAKLRIAVRTSA
- a CDS encoding peptidoglycan D,D-transpeptidase FtsI family protein — protein: MTTARFPNQSLPPLRIGLIFGFLLMVMGGVVARLIYLQVVQGETLAARAQQQQRRYTPPALARYPITDRRETVVALDRPVFTLFAHPIQFKVARPAIARDLAPLLRQSPEQLVAKFSTYPTGVPLAYDIDEDTAAKIRALNYDGLELNQAWQRIYPQQELMAGIVGYVDRDHQGQAGIEFSQNQFLQVPHSRQLLSINALGEWLPALAPADPRALSHGYHVRLTIDSRLQQTARQALQRQLRKFNAKRGTVIVLDVKTGALRALVSEPSYDPNHYYRADPALFRNWAVSDLYEPGSTFKPINTAIALELNAITPDTVLPDEGRIFVGGWPIQNSDYSQRGGRGALRIAEVLAYSSNVAMVHMMSRIPARHYYRYLHRLGLTETVGSDLPFETAAQLKPPEQFINYPIEPATAAFGQGFSLTPLHLAQLLAAIANGGKMVTPHVIDGLYDENGQLQKRLEHPPPRRVFSQRTSQAVIKMLGEVVRFGTGKPAHIPGYRLGGKTGTAQKAIGGTYSNLRITSFFAVFPLEQPQYVILAVVDEPKGDDAYGSTVAIPIVRAVTESLITIEGIPPSHPQELRRPAAPASVSQ
- the psbP gene encoding photosystem II reaction center PsbP, translated to MLQRFFATALAIFVVLLGGCSATSGLQAYVDSYDGYEFLYPRGWVQVQVEDPVDVVFHDIIETTENVSVVVNTVASTKSLEELGSPEEVGDRLLRNIIAPSESGRSSALIAATSQKADDKTYYILEYAVTLPGDGNTAQQRHNLSSIAVSRGKVYTLSVSAPEERWPKVEDQFKTIVSSFTVY
- a CDS encoding exopolysaccharide biosynthesis protein; the encoded protein is MAKLSTDLERTFLSPVPSPSDEEVLTQQLVSLADILQLAGERTFGFLLAVLSLPSALPIPAPGYATPFGIVLLLLGWQLLVGASTPWLPPQLLKRTMPRSQIQKIVRTALPWLRRIELISRPRLRSICTTRSGRLGLGVAVSLMAISMILPIPGTNTIPAMGIFTIGFGLLDDDGLISLAGVVISLIGLAVTTSILIALAWGGNSLLDLLKAWLHS